A genomic stretch from Falsibacillus albus includes:
- a CDS encoding aspartate aminotransferase family protein has translation MQQSHLIKPLLDADYPLADHGKGIFIYDSDGKDYLDACSGAVTANIGHGMKEIIDAIQKQAEKIAFVYRSQFTNEAAEKLSSLLAEKTDNHLNWTFFVNSGSEATETAIKIALQHWLEKGKPKKTKVLSRWMSYHGITLGALSMSGHSVRREKFTSLLEDWPVLEPPYCYRCPYGKEFPTCGLHCAAHLETVINRVGADQVACLIVEPVVGAAGGAITPPDGYYEKLKSICEKYEILFIADEVMTGCGRTGAMLALDHWGVKPDIAALGKGLGAGYAPIAATMVSDKVMEPIQNGTKSIMSGHTFSANPLSCATALAVLQLIDSEDLLSKVEEKANYLQKKLKKLQSEFSFIGDIRGKGLLIGMEFVKGIEAKEPFPREFIFTSKLISIAQKNGLLLYPAAAGLDGRHGDAIIIAPPLNITEDEMDELCKRLREALLELNIDNEGSRERHEQ, from the coding sequence GTGCAGCAATCACATTTGATTAAACCACTGTTGGATGCAGATTATCCATTAGCGGATCATGGGAAGGGAATTTTCATCTATGATTCTGATGGTAAAGATTACTTGGATGCATGCTCAGGTGCCGTGACGGCGAATATTGGTCATGGGATGAAGGAAATCATTGATGCCATTCAAAAGCAGGCTGAAAAAATTGCATTCGTCTATCGTTCTCAATTTACAAATGAGGCAGCCGAGAAGCTATCCTCATTGTTGGCAGAAAAGACGGACAATCATCTGAATTGGACATTTTTTGTGAACAGCGGATCGGAAGCCACTGAAACTGCAATTAAAATAGCGCTTCAACATTGGTTAGAAAAAGGAAAACCGAAAAAGACCAAAGTATTGTCAAGGTGGATGAGCTATCATGGAATAACCTTAGGAGCCCTTTCGATGTCCGGACATTCAGTGAGAAGGGAGAAGTTCACATCTTTGCTGGAAGATTGGCCGGTGCTTGAACCGCCTTATTGCTATAGATGTCCATATGGTAAGGAATTTCCAACCTGTGGACTGCACTGTGCCGCCCACCTGGAAACGGTTATCAATCGAGTGGGGGCAGATCAAGTTGCATGCTTGATTGTAGAACCGGTTGTTGGAGCTGCAGGAGGAGCAATCACTCCTCCTGATGGTTATTATGAGAAGTTGAAATCCATTTGTGAAAAATATGAGATTTTATTTATAGCAGATGAGGTCATGACAGGGTGCGGAAGAACAGGCGCAATGCTTGCCTTGGATCATTGGGGTGTAAAGCCGGATATAGCGGCATTGGGAAAAGGGCTAGGGGCAGGGTATGCTCCTATCGCAGCAACGATGGTCAGCGATAAGGTGATGGAACCGATCCAGAATGGAACCAAATCGATCATGAGCGGCCATACTTTCAGTGCCAATCCTTTATCCTGCGCAACTGCACTCGCGGTCTTACAGTTGATAGATTCAGAAGATCTGCTCTCAAAGGTCGAAGAAAAAGCGAACTATCTACAAAAGAAATTGAAGAAGCTGCAATCTGAATTTTCCTTTATAGGCGATATTCGTGGAAAGGGGCTCTTAATCGGGATGGAATTCGTTAAAGGCATTGAAGCGAAAGAACCATTCCCAAGGGAGTTCATATTCACATCTAAGTTGATAAGCATTGCACAAAAAAATGGCCTGCTTTTGTATCCAGCGGCAGCCGGTCTCGATGGAAGGCATGGTGATGCTATTATCATCGCTCCCCCGCTAAACATAACAGAAGATGAGATGGATGAATTGTGTAAAAGACTCAGAGAAGCTTTGCTTGAACTCAATATTGATAACGAAGGAAGCAGGGAGAGGCATGAGCAGTAA
- a CDS encoding CoA transferase subunit A encodes MSSKFNKVVSLDEAMDHFYDGMSIMFGGFGGVGSPPTLIKGILKKGCKDLLLIGNDTGFPQIGIGQLITQNRAKKVVASHIGSNPIAGELMERGEMEVEFSPQGILAERIRAGGMGIEGIVTEIGKENSWISGGKPTFKLNGVDCLVESALTADVSIVFAKKADTFGNLIFDKSARNTNPLVAMAGNKTIVEAEEIVPYGSLDPESIITPGVFVNMIIPSEGVDWKWAWEME; translated from the coding sequence ATGAGCAGTAAATTTAATAAAGTGGTATCGCTCGATGAAGCCATGGATCATTTTTATGATGGCATGTCCATCATGTTTGGAGGCTTCGGCGGAGTTGGATCGCCGCCAACTTTGATAAAAGGGATATTAAAGAAGGGGTGCAAAGATTTGCTGCTGATCGGGAATGATACAGGATTCCCTCAAATCGGCATCGGGCAATTAATCACTCAGAATAGGGCAAAAAAAGTTGTTGCCTCACATATCGGGTCCAATCCAATTGCGGGAGAGTTGATGGAAAGAGGAGAAATGGAAGTGGAATTTTCACCTCAGGGAATCCTTGCAGAACGAATCAGGGCGGGTGGAATGGGTATAGAAGGTATCGTAACGGAAATAGGAAAAGAAAATTCATGGATAAGCGGCGGAAAGCCAACTTTTAAGCTTAATGGGGTAGACTGCCTTGTTGAAAGCGCATTGACAGCAGATGTAAGCATTGTTTTTGCAAAAAAAGCCGACACTTTTGGGAATTTGATTTTTGATAAAAGTGCCAGGAACACAAACCCTTTAGTAGCGATGGCGGGGAACAAGACCATCGTTGAAGCAGAAGAAATCGTCCCATACGGTTCATTGGACCCGGAATCAATCATCACTCCGGGGGTGTTCGTAAATATGATAATTCCTTCGGAGGGGGTGGATTGGAAATGGGCATGGGAAATGGAATAA
- a CDS encoding 3-oxoacid CoA-transferase subunit B has protein sequence MGMGNGIKDRLAKRAAEEIEDGMIVNLGIGIPSLVPNFLPPAREVLFQAENGILGMGQSPPYLKEDENLCNAGGFPVTLNEGGSFFDSATAFGMIRRGYIDLTILGSLEVSEEGDLANWIVPGRRVPGVGGAMELAARAKNVVVLMTHVDKRGNSKLVKKCSLPLTAQRCVKKVITDLGVFSIDENGLLLTDLFDPHSIEEVIEKTDADFKVAKEIRMIRE, from the coding sequence ATGGGCATGGGAAATGGAATAAAGGATCGGTTGGCAAAAAGGGCTGCTGAAGAAATTGAAGACGGGATGATTGTCAATTTAGGCATCGGGATCCCATCCCTTGTGCCTAATTTTTTACCTCCTGCAAGGGAGGTGCTGTTTCAAGCGGAGAATGGAATACTTGGGATGGGACAATCGCCGCCGTATTTGAAAGAGGACGAAAATCTGTGCAATGCCGGGGGATTTCCTGTGACTTTGAATGAAGGGGGATCTTTTTTTGACTCTGCGACAGCTTTCGGGATGATCAGGCGCGGCTATATTGACTTGACCATATTAGGTTCGCTCGAAGTAAGTGAAGAAGGAGATCTTGCCAATTGGATCGTGCCAGGGAGAAGAGTGCCAGGCGTTGGTGGAGCCATGGAGCTTGCGGCTAGGGCAAAGAATGTGGTTGTTCTGATGACCCACGTGGATAAGAGAGGAAATAGCAAATTAGTAAAAAAATGCTCACTGCCCCTAACAGCCCAGCGGTGTGTAAAAAAGGTCATAACAGATTTAGGTGTATTTTCAATCGATGAAAACGGGCTTTTGTTAACCGATCTATTTGATCCCCATTCAATCGAAGAAGTAATAGAAAAGACTGATGCCGATTTTAAGGTTGCGAAAGAAATCAGAATGATCAGAGAATGA
- a CDS encoding peptidase, with protein MQKNIKAWMESNRSNGVKLLQKLVQENSTRGNEYNAQAVIIEKCRQMGMHLDIWDMKRENLEEHPFFKCDRENFEGNPNVCAVWKGGGGGRSLILNGHIDVVPAGDEKDWEMDPFSGAVKDGKLFGRGSTDMKGGTVSLLLAIQALMELGISLRGDVIFQSVIEEESGGSGTLSAVMRGYKADGAIIPEPTNMKLFIKQQGSMWFRIKVKGKSSHGGTRYEGVNAIEKAVKVVAALGKLEQKRNEKITDPLYEGIPIPIPINIGKIESGSWPSSVPDLAIIEGRMGVGPSEKMEDAEKELAACIDQICREDRWLQEHPLELEWFGGRWQPGDLDKGHPLVETIQHSYKCVLARPPKIEASPWGTDGGILSKGADIPVVVFGPGRTEAAHDANEYIEIDKIFEAAEIIALTIIDWCGAE; from the coding sequence GTGCAAAAGAACATTAAGGCTTGGATGGAATCCAATCGTTCAAATGGCGTGAAGCTGCTGCAAAAACTGGTTCAGGAAAACAGTACGAGGGGAAATGAATATAACGCACAGGCTGTGATCATTGAAAAATGCAGACAAATGGGGATGCATTTGGATATTTGGGATATGAAACGAGAAAATTTGGAGGAACATCCATTTTTTAAGTGCGATCGTGAAAATTTTGAAGGAAATCCTAATGTCTGTGCCGTATGGAAAGGGGGAGGGGGAGGAAGGTCACTCATATTGAACGGTCATATAGACGTTGTGCCGGCGGGGGACGAAAAAGACTGGGAGATGGACCCTTTTAGCGGCGCAGTTAAGGATGGTAAGCTGTTCGGAAGGGGTTCGACGGATATGAAAGGCGGGACCGTCAGCTTGCTGCTAGCCATTCAAGCATTGATGGAATTGGGTATTTCATTGAGAGGCGATGTGATATTCCAAAGCGTGATAGAAGAGGAAAGCGGTGGTTCAGGGACGCTTTCCGCTGTCATGAGGGGCTATAAAGCAGATGGGGCCATCATCCCGGAGCCAACCAATATGAAGCTTTTCATCAAACAGCAGGGGTCCATGTGGTTCCGTATCAAAGTCAAAGGAAAATCCTCCCACGGAGGGACGCGGTATGAAGGTGTGAATGCCATTGAAAAAGCGGTAAAGGTGGTCGCAGCATTAGGAAAGCTGGAACAAAAAAGGAACGAGAAAATAACCGATCCGTTGTATGAGGGCATCCCGATTCCAATCCCTATCAATATTGGCAAAATCGAGAGTGGATCCTGGCCATCCTCTGTTCCAGACTTGGCCATTATTGAAGGAAGAATGGGAGTCGGACCTTCAGAAAAGATGGAGGATGCGGAAAAAGAACTGGCAGCGTGCATCGATCAAATTTGCCGTGAAGATCGATGGCTGCAGGAGCACCCACTCGAGTTGGAATGGTTTGGTGGAAGATGGCAGCCTGGCGACCTTGATAAAGGGCATCCACTTGTCGAAACTATCCAGCATTCCTACAAATGTGTGTTGGCGAGGCCTCCAAAAATAGAAGCATCCCCATGGGGAACAGATGGAGGGATCTTATCAAAAGGGGCTGACATACCAGTTGTTGTATTTGGTCCAGGAAGGACAGAGGCTGCCCATGATGCAAATGAGTATATTGAAATTGATAAAATATTTGAAGCTGCAGAAATTATCGCATTAACGATCATCGATTGGTGTGGTGCAGAATAA
- a CDS encoding aldehyde dehydrogenase family protein, giving the protein MKQNLWINGEYLGTKEYSDLRAPFDQSMIAAVAAADEDQVKLAIDAADKAFLDMKEMPAFKRAEILEKVVQLIEKDRKECAEIIAKEASKPLKAALAEVDRTIMTYKFAAIEARKIYGETIPMDAAPGGEGRMGYTVREPLGVIAAITPFNFPMNLVAHKVGPAIAAGNSVVLKPASQTPLSAYKIADYFHQAGLPAGALNVVTGSGKKIGGMLISDDRIKMVTFTGSPSVGKWIRENAGLKRVTLELGSNSAVIIDENTHIDDAIPRMVTGAFTFQGQVCISVQRIFVHQSKYEDFAAKFVEETKNLTLGNPLDENTDVAAMISPEDVKRAMDWIESAADKGAEVACGGNVKDYMLEPTVLLNVPLDEKVSCEEVFAPVVHINSFETFEEAIQLVNQSQYGLQAGVFTNDLQSAFKAAKELHVGGVIINDIPTFRVDHMPYGGVKMSGMGREGIKYAVEEMTELKLVSFKL; this is encoded by the coding sequence ATGAAACAAAACCTTTGGATTAATGGGGAATACTTAGGAACGAAGGAGTATTCCGACCTGCGTGCCCCGTTTGATCAATCGATGATTGCAGCAGTTGCAGCAGCTGACGAAGATCAAGTGAAGCTGGCCATAGATGCTGCTGATAAAGCTTTTTTGGATATGAAGGAAATGCCGGCATTCAAACGAGCTGAGATCTTGGAGAAAGTTGTTCAATTAATTGAAAAGGACCGTAAAGAATGTGCGGAAATCATCGCAAAGGAAGCATCAAAGCCATTGAAGGCTGCATTAGCCGAGGTGGACAGGACAATCATGACCTATAAATTTGCTGCTATCGAGGCAAGGAAAATATATGGGGAAACGATTCCCATGGATGCGGCACCAGGCGGCGAAGGAAGGATGGGATACACGGTCCGGGAGCCGCTTGGGGTAATAGCAGCCATCACCCCGTTTAACTTTCCAATGAACCTGGTAGCACATAAAGTCGGTCCCGCAATTGCTGCAGGTAATTCAGTTGTGTTAAAACCCGCAAGCCAAACTCCACTATCAGCTTATAAGATTGCTGATTATTTCCATCAGGCCGGCTTGCCTGCTGGTGCACTGAACGTAGTGACAGGAAGCGGGAAAAAAATCGGCGGCATGTTGATTTCCGATGACCGGATCAAGATGGTCACGTTCACAGGGAGCCCAAGTGTCGGCAAATGGATAAGGGAAAATGCAGGATTAAAAAGAGTGACATTAGAACTGGGGTCCAATTCAGCTGTCATTATTGATGAAAACACTCATATAGATGATGCAATCCCTCGAATGGTGACCGGCGCATTTACTTTCCAGGGACAAGTATGCATTTCCGTCCAGCGGATCTTCGTTCATCAATCCAAGTATGAGGATTTCGCTGCCAAGTTTGTGGAAGAAACAAAAAATTTAACTCTTGGAAATCCACTCGATGAAAACACGGATGTTGCAGCCATGATTTCTCCCGAAGATGTGAAACGGGCAATGGATTGGATCGAAAGTGCAGCAGACAAAGGAGCGGAAGTGGCATGCGGAGGGAATGTAAAAGATTATATGCTGGAGCCTACAGTATTATTGAATGTTCCGCTGGATGAAAAAGTATCGTGTGAAGAAGTCTTTGCTCCCGTTGTCCATATTAATTCTTTTGAAACTTTCGAAGAAGCCATACAGCTGGTCAATCAATCTCAATACGGGCTGCAGGCAGGGGTCTTTACGAATGATCTCCAATCTGCCTTCAAGGCAGCAAAAGAGCTTCATGTGGGCGGTGTAATCATCAATGACATTCCAACCTTCAGGGTAGATCACATGCCGTATGGGGGAGTGAAGATGAGTGGAATGGGCAGAGAAGGAATTAAATATGCCGTAGAAGAAATGACTGAACTCAAGCTCGTTAGTTTTAAACTATAG
- the ablB gene encoding putative beta-lysine N-acetyltransferase has translation MQQKKSLSKSTFWANIYVDELNNRIRVDDFRGEITSIMRCLEEEFSSPKFEKFIMKARMENLNELISAGFTLEAVIDRYFNGSNAYLMAKYRGDDRRNSKNWVKEEYILEQVLKEERQFGFHSEKPGITMRMAEKVDAPLLASLYRKVFAVYPVPIHEASYISKSMDEGSIFYCIEKDGQIISAASAEISMINHNAELTDCATLPDFRKGGLMKDLLLALEEELRKRRIFCCYTIARSLSFGMNMAFYQLGYEYRGRLVNNCYIYDKLEDMNVWVKDLSTAEKSALT, from the coding sequence GTGCAGCAAAAAAAATCATTATCAAAATCAACATTTTGGGCAAATATTTATGTGGATGAATTAAATAATAGGATAAGAGTCGATGATTTTCGTGGGGAGATAACATCGATAATGAGATGCCTTGAGGAAGAATTCTCATCACCGAAATTTGAAAAGTTCATTATGAAAGCAAGGATGGAAAACCTGAATGAATTGATATCGGCTGGTTTCACATTGGAAGCTGTGATTGATCGCTACTTTAATGGAAGCAACGCATATTTAATGGCGAAGTACAGGGGCGATGATCGAAGGAACAGTAAGAATTGGGTGAAGGAAGAATACATTCTGGAACAAGTATTAAAAGAAGAAAGGCAATTTGGATTTCACTCAGAAAAACCTGGAATCACGATGAGGATGGCCGAAAAGGTGGATGCCCCCCTTCTTGCCAGCCTTTATAGAAAAGTTTTTGCCGTCTATCCAGTACCAATCCATGAAGCCAGCTACATCAGTAAGTCGATGGATGAAGGTTCAATCTTCTATTGTATTGAAAAAGATGGCCAGATTATTAGCGCTGCCTCAGCTGAGATCAGTATGATCAATCATAATGCGGAATTGACGGATTGTGCGACGCTTCCAGATTTTCGAAAAGGAGGGCTGATGAAGGATTTATTATTGGCCTTGGAGGAAGAACTTAGGAAGAGGCGCATTTTTTGCTGCTATACAATAGCAAGGTCATTGTCATTTGGAATGAACATGGCTTTTTATCAGCTTGGTTACGAATACCGTGGGCGATTGGTCAATAATTGTTACATTTATGATAAGCTTGAAGATATGAATGTATGGGTAAAAGATTTAAGCACTGCCGAAAAATCGGCACTAACATGA
- a CDS encoding sigma-54 interaction domain-containing protein, whose translation MNSDWQSIFQTIINQLDEGIHVVDLEGRTVLYNEAAANHDGMQVGELAGAHILEAFPSLTVDTSTLLHVIETGKTLKDVPQSYVNVHGKWIETVNTTFPLYHEGKMVGAAEIAKDFSKLRRMSEQLIELQDIAKQKRKNKEENSSIKYNFPDIKTIDPYLMKQIQLAKKSALSDSPVFVYGESGVGKELFVQSIHAASLRSQQPFIAQNCASLPESLLDSILFGTSKGSYTGAIDRPGLFEVASGGTLFLDELHAMPLELQAKLLRVLEEKEIRRIGSTKSIPVDVRIIAAMNLDPQMAMEKKQLRPDLFYRLNVFSFYLPPLRKRIKDIHLLTNHFIDHFNDLLKKRIEGLDPHLRMFFEEYPWNGNVRELKHTIEFMMNFVDVGKLSIEDLPPTMIHLSEQHPLPDQSMPSLKDYLVLKEKQFIEKALRKGKGNVSKAASLLSIPRQTLQYKIKKYSIADDNC comes from the coding sequence ATGAACTCTGATTGGCAATCTATTTTTCAAACCATCATTAATCAATTGGATGAAGGGATACACGTCGTGGATCTGGAAGGAAGAACCGTGCTCTATAATGAGGCAGCAGCCAACCATGATGGCATGCAGGTGGGCGAATTGGCTGGTGCACATATATTGGAAGCCTTTCCTTCGTTGACAGTTGATACAAGTACCCTCCTTCATGTCATTGAAACAGGAAAAACCTTAAAGGATGTTCCGCAGTCCTATGTCAATGTCCATGGAAAATGGATTGAAACCGTCAATACAACCTTTCCTCTATACCATGAAGGCAAGATGGTCGGAGCAGCTGAAATCGCGAAAGACTTTTCCAAACTGAGGAGAATGTCAGAGCAATTGATAGAGCTTCAAGATATTGCGAAACAAAAAAGAAAGAACAAAGAAGAAAACAGCTCCATCAAATACAACTTCCCGGATATAAAAACCATTGACCCGTATTTAATGAAGCAGATACAGCTTGCTAAAAAATCAGCACTATCCGATTCTCCTGTTTTTGTATACGGCGAGAGCGGTGTAGGCAAGGAATTATTTGTCCAGTCGATACATGCCGCGTCATTACGTTCACAGCAGCCCTTCATTGCTCAAAATTGTGCATCGCTCCCTGAAAGTTTATTGGACAGTATATTATTCGGAACTTCGAAAGGCAGCTATACCGGTGCGATTGACCGACCTGGATTATTTGAAGTTGCGAGCGGAGGTACATTGTTTCTGGATGAGCTGCATGCGATGCCATTAGAGCTTCAAGCAAAGCTCCTTAGAGTATTGGAAGAAAAGGAGATACGAAGAATAGGCTCGACCAAATCCATCCCAGTAGATGTTCGCATCATAGCTGCAATGAATTTGGACCCACAGATGGCCATGGAAAAAAAACAACTCCGTCCGGATCTGTTTTACCGCTTGAATGTATTTTCATTTTATTTGCCTCCACTGCGCAAAAGGATCAAGGATATCCATTTGTTGACGAATCATTTTATTGATCATTTTAATGACTTATTAAAGAAGCGTATTGAAGGGCTCGACCCACATTTGCGAATGTTTTTTGAAGAATATCCATGGAATGGGAATGTCAGGGAATTAAAGCATACGATTGAATTCATGATGAACTTCGTGGACGTCGGGAAACTATCCATCGAAGACCTTCCTCCTACCATGATCCATCTTTCAGAACAACATCCCCTCCCTGATCAAAGTATGCCTTCCTTGAAGGATTATTTGGTTCTAAAGGAAAAACAATTTATTGAAAAAGCGCTTAGGAAAGGAAAAGGAAATGTCTCAAAAGCAGCCTCACTGCTTTCCATCCCAAGACAGACATTGCAATATAAAATAAAAAAATATTCGATTGCCGATGACAACTGTTGA
- the kamA gene encoding lysine 2,3-aminomutase, which yields MKHDLYKPKRHWKDIELWKDVTDEKWNDWLWQLTNTIRTLDDLKKVINLTPEEEEGVKISTKTIPLNITPYYASLMDPDDPRCPIRMQSVPISSELHKTKYDLEDPLHEDEDSPVPGLTHRYPDRVLFLVTNQCSMYCRYCTRRRFSGQIGMGVPKKQLDAAINYIRETPQVRDVLISGGDGLLINDQILEYVLKNLREIDHVEIIRIGTRAPVVFPQRITENLCSILKKYHPIWLNTHFNTSIEITEESKKACEMLANSGVPVGNQAVILAGINDSVAIMKKLMHDLVKIRVRPYYIYQCDLSEGIGHFRAPVAKGLEIIEGLRGHTSGYAVPTFVVDAPGGGGKISLQPNYLLSQSADKVVIRNFEGVITTYPEPESYTPGRADDYFRSVYPTMDEYSSNTGIAGLMNDTAMNLVPDGINRINRRNAYKENPDHASLKDFRDKRDQLKEKKYQAQLSKSSQKEQAQNE from the coding sequence ATGAAACATGATTTATACAAACCTAAAAGACATTGGAAGGACATTGAATTATGGAAGGATGTAACGGATGAAAAATGGAACGATTGGCTATGGCAGTTGACCAACACGATCCGGACGTTGGATGACCTTAAAAAGGTGATAAACCTGACTCCAGAAGAAGAAGAAGGCGTAAAAATTTCCACGAAGACAATTCCTTTAAATATCACTCCCTACTATGCATCATTAATGGATCCAGATGATCCCAGATGCCCAATCCGAATGCAGTCAGTTCCTATCTCCAGTGAACTTCATAAAACCAAGTATGATTTAGAGGATCCTCTTCACGAGGATGAAGATTCTCCTGTCCCGGGCCTGACACATCGTTATCCAGACCGTGTGCTGTTCTTGGTCACCAATCAATGCTCCATGTACTGCCGGTATTGCACTCGGCGAAGATTCTCCGGCCAAATCGGAATGGGGGTCCCCAAAAAACAACTTGATGCTGCGATAAATTATATTAGAGAAACGCCTCAAGTCAGGGATGTCCTCATCTCCGGAGGCGATGGCTTATTAATCAATGATCAAATATTGGAGTATGTACTGAAAAATCTAAGGGAAATCGACCACGTTGAAATTATCCGGATCGGGACGAGGGCCCCGGTCGTATTCCCGCAGAGGATAACGGAAAACCTTTGCAGCATCCTGAAAAAATATCACCCGATTTGGTTGAATACCCACTTCAATACTTCCATCGAGATTACAGAAGAATCCAAGAAGGCATGTGAAATGCTGGCCAACTCTGGTGTGCCGGTTGGAAATCAAGCTGTAATCCTGGCAGGCATTAATGACAGCGTGGCCATCATGAAAAAATTAATGCATGATTTAGTCAAAATCCGTGTCAGACCGTACTACATTTATCAATGTGATTTATCGGAAGGGATTGGTCATTTCCGTGCACCAGTCGCTAAGGGGCTGGAGATCATTGAAGGGCTGCGCGGACATACCTCCGGCTATGCAGTTCCAACCTTTGTAGTGGATGCACCCGGAGGCGGAGGGAAAATCTCATTACAGCCGAATTATCTGCTTTCCCAAAGTGCCGACAAGGTTGTCATCCGAAACTTTGAAGGTGTGATCACGACATATCCAGAGCCTGAAAGCTACACTCCAGGAAGGGCAGATGACTATTTTAGAAGTGTGTATCCGACGATGGATGAATATTCTTCCAACACAGGAATTGCCGGCTTGATGAACGATACGGCAATGAATTTGGTTCCAGATGGAATTAATCGGATCAATCGAAGGAATGCATACAAAGAAAATCCGGACCATGCCTCGTTGAAGGACTTTAGGGATAAGCGAGATCAATTGAAGGAAAAAAAATATCAAGCACAGCTCTCAAAATCCAGCCAAAAGGAACAGGCGCAAAATGAGTAA
- a CDS encoding YokU family protein codes for MSKPEKNRCDWCGGDSVSIEKKSVYWELPEGTRAIEITGTPTVCCTSCSMEYQKETMVKEIEDQLFLIDRTKLASVLTFEDLMSMPRLLKRNYFDFS; via the coding sequence ATGAGTAAGCCAGAAAAGAATAGATGCGATTGGTGCGGAGGTGATTCCGTTTCCATTGAAAAAAAGTCGGTTTATTGGGAACTTCCAGAGGGTACGAGAGCAATTGAAATTACAGGAACCCCCACTGTTTGCTGTACTTCCTGCAGCATGGAATATCAAAAGGAAACAATGGTAAAGGAAATAGAGGATCAGCTGTTCTTGATCGATCGGACGAAATTAGCGTCTGTCTTAACTTTTGAGGATCTTATGAGCATGCCTAGGCTATTGAAAAGAAATTATTTTGACTTTTCATGA
- a CDS encoding YozE family protein yields the protein MNKSFYHFLLKYRHPEPKDSISKFANDAYDDHGFPKNSDDYHELSSYLELNGQYLESMAIFDDAWDDYLISENKK from the coding sequence ATGAATAAATCCTTTTATCATTTCTTATTAAAATACAGGCATCCTGAGCCAAAGGATTCGATTTCAAAATTTGCAAATGATGCGTATGATGATCATGGGTTTCCAAAAAATTCAGATGATTATCATGAACTGAGCTCTTATCTCGAATTGAATGGGCAGTATCTGGAGTCCATGGCCATTTTTGACGACGCATGGGATGATTACTTGATTTCAGAAAATAAAAAATAA
- a CDS encoding YozD family protein — protein sequence MREIEVYIDTEEIAEFFLQQLIKRGYVPTEEELEEIADITFDYLIEKCIIDEEDEEMD from the coding sequence ATGCGTGAAATAGAGGTATATATTGATACAGAAGAAATTGCCGAATTCTTTTTGCAGCAATTGATCAAGAGAGGCTATGTACCTACAGAGGAAGAATTAGAGGAAATCGCAGATATTACCTTCGATTATTTGATTGAGAAGTGCATAATTGATGAAGAGGATGAAGAAATGGATTGA
- a CDS encoding YodL domain-containing protein, whose protein sequence is MALLEKWKTTKMLERKMDMTIFQTPRYGEEKGYQQVFRLTLSGKTHEEALEKLFKTFNVPDLMPSNYEGRFVATGDIVFIDEDRRGHYYYQLKSGGWVPINRVHVR, encoded by the coding sequence ATGGCGTTGTTGGAAAAATGGAAAACAACTAAAATGCTTGAAAGAAAAATGGATATGACCATTTTTCAAACGCCTAGATACGGGGAAGAAAAAGGGTATCAACAAGTTTTTCGGCTGACACTTTCAGGCAAAACACATGAAGAAGCGTTGGAAAAGCTGTTTAAGACATTCAATGTACCTGATTTGATGCCATCCAATTATGAAGGAAGATTTGTTGCGACAGGGGATATTGTCTTTATCGATGAAGATAGAAGAGGGCATTACTATTATCAATTAAAGTCGGGCGGATGGGTACCGATCAATCGCGTACATGTAAGGTGA